The Acipenser ruthenus chromosome 30, fAciRut3.2 maternal haplotype, whole genome shotgun sequence genome includes the window TTCTCAGGTAGTGCAGGTGTAATTCAGCTTACAGTAGGTATGCAGACTGATGTTTTTTGAAGGATGCACATATACATATTAATAGGAATAAATCTGCTTCATTGCTTGACAGTtttttgtatgtatataaaaaCTGTTACTTCCTTCTGATCTCTTATAACGATGTTGGAGATTTTAATGGAAATCTGTGCTGTCCTTTGTAGAAAATCCCACCCAATTTTGTGGACCAGGCAGAACTGGATATCCCTGGGCGTGCCTTAAAGGACCGATACAAAACCATCTTACCCAGTAAGTACAAAACCAGTGAGGTGAGCACAATATAAAGAACTTAAATCAACAAGTCTGAAAATATTTGCAGTTGagaattttaaataataaaaactcaATTTACCATATTGGGATTGAATATATTTCTGTTTAAGGTGGATCTCTATAGTTTTGTAATTTGTGTGATTTTATGTATGTAGGATAATGCATAAATAAGAACTGTAGTGGACCACCTTTAGTGAGGTTCACTGTAACAAATTCCTCATTTTCTTCAGACCCCCAGACCCGAGTGGGTCTCCAGAAGAAGGGGCATGACGGTGATTCCTACATCAACGCTAACTATATCCGGGTAAGCATCCCCCCAATGCAGAGAAAGCACTGTCAATGCACAATACAGAGCTTCTGTGCTGAACTGCCTTCTCAATTCCTTTTCCCCTTGCCTCTGTCTCCCCCTATAGGAGTACAACATGAACTACCTTCTCAATTCCTTTTCCCCTCGTCTCTGTCTCCCACTATAGGAGTACAAAGTGAACTGCCTTCTCAATTCCTTTTCACCTTGCCTCTGTCTCCCCCTATAGGAATACAAAGTGAACTGCCTTCTCAATACCTTTTCACCTTGCCTCTGTCTCCCCCTATAGGAATACAAAGTGAACCTCCTTCTCAATTCCTTTTCACCTTGCCTCTGTCTCCCCCTATAGGAGTACAAAGGTACTGAGAAGAGGTTCATTGCCACCCAGGGACCCATGGTCAACACAGTCTCTGATTTCTGGGAGATGGTGTGGCAGGAGGATTCCCCCATTATCATCATGATAACCAAACTGCAGGAGAAGAAAgaggtacagtactgtgtgtCAAAGAGGGGTGCATCATTGTGGAGCAACAGCCAAGCAAATACTCCCTTAAGAAGCACCGTGAACAGAGCTGGATGTGCTATTTCTATTGGGAATCCAAAGGCATTCATTCATAATGAAGAGCTGCTTGTGTTGGATTAAGAACAACTACATTCCATTTCCAGTCTTTACACAGTCAGTGGTGTCAGACAGATTGCACAGATGGGTGGGTTTTCACAGACAGTTGAGTAAAAACAAGAACCAGTACATTAACTGGAATTGTACTGGTTTACAAGACTACATTGAGAATTGAGTCAACTTTATGAGAGACAGCATGCTGATTATTTTCTGCTGCACAGGGTTTTAGTATCACTTAGTGCAGTAGATACAATGGGAACATATCCAGTTCCATCTCTGATTCATTCTCTGTCTTCTTTAGAAGTGCGTCCTCTACTGGCCAGAAGAGGAAGGGCAGTATGGCAGGTTCAGAGTTTCTGTGAACAGAGTCACTGACTGTGAAGGGTACACTATCCGAGAGCTCACTGTCAAGGTACGCACAGCAGAgtcggggggcgggggggcacaATGTCCTATAGGAAAAAAAAGCATCAAAACTGGTGTCCCactttaattcatttttaaatgaaacgAGAAAAATTATGTGAATATTCTATCAGTTCCTCGTTGGTGACGGTTCAAGGTGGTTGATAAATTCATGCTCAATGATTCAGCTTGAAGAGAAAATCCGCCATGTGAAACATTACTGGTACTCGTCCTGGCCGGACCACCAGACCCCCGCCTGCGCCACACCCCTGCTGCAGCTGATCCAGGAGGTGGAGGAGAGCCGGAGGGGGCTGCAGAGTCAAGGACCGGTCATCGTGCACTGCAGGTACCATCCACACTGCACAACACGCTTCTACAGAGTGCCTTAACACAGCGTCCAGCCAGCCCCctgcactgcacactgcacactgcacagtgCACACTGCACAGTGGTGTAGGGTAGTTGTGAGATGTACGCTAAGGTTTAGAATACACTGCAATGGCATtggaagaacacacacacacagacacacacagacacacacacacacacacacagacacacacacacaggcacacacacagatacacacacacacacactcacacacacactcacacacttgtCCATATGTGCACTGCAGCTTGACAAAAAACAGTTGCTTTGAATCTTCAGCAGCGCAACACTTTAATATAGACTTTAGCCTCCAGACATTCCAGAAGACTAAGTTAGTTTCCCCTGATCACAACTGGAAGTGTGAACCTTTTCTAAAGGGGTTTTAGGAAACTTAGATGAAGATACAGTGAATCTTAAACAAAGAATAATCTTAAGTCTCACTCGATATGGCTTATAGAGGAAAGCAGCAGTAGTGAGTGGGTCGCAGGGTGGCAGGGTGGCACGGTGGCGCTCACACTCGGTGCCTTGCTTGTGTTTCAGCGCTGGGATCGGGCGGACAGGTTGCTTCATCGCCACCAGTATGGGCTGCCAGCAGCTGGAGAGCAGCAGTGAGGTGGACGTGCTGGGGATCGTGTGCCAGCTCCGCATCGACAGGTCAGAACCTGGGGCtgatttctcaatgtctttactcCAAAAACCACACCCAAAACAACTGAACCTACATCACTCAAGATCTGCGGGCAGAACTGCCAACATGGTCATTTCTCAATCTTTTAAAAGAACAGGAGTTACTTGGACACTACTGGAATAAGCTATTTAAAGAGTGTTAGGGGAGGAGATGAGCAGGAATGGAGGTGTGTATTTGAGATGGAATGGCTGATTAGGctgacccccctctctctccctctctcttcacaGAGGTGGTATGATCCAGACCTGTGAGCAGTACCAGTTCCTCTATCAGGCCCTGGCCCAGTATAGCAGACAACTTCCACAGACCCCCCCGGACCCTGAGCAGTGAGGACCAGCCCCCGGAATCAACAGCACATGAATGTTTTACACAATTTATAGAATCTCTATTTTTCCATTGAAGAAGATTTTATCTCATGtcttttaatacagtaaatacgTGTGCCTGCCCCCTGGCCTTACAAACCTGTTCTTCAGCATACTATAATTTAGGTTTGATGTATATAATGTGAGATTCCATAGGAGATTTGCACATTATTTTCTACAGGAATCTTAAAGAATTCACAGCCTTTTAGCCAACGTGACGAGAAAGCACTGGATAGTCTCACAGTGATGCTGCCAGAGAGCTCCACAAAAAGCACCTGTGACGAAAAAACTTCATAGAGATCGGCAGAAAGAAAAGGGTTAAATTGCTATGgcagctattaaacactcaattgtTCTGAATTTAGAAacattaaattcaatgacaaacgttcagagaagtctttctcagtgtcgtCAATAGAAACGCCTCTTCAAAAGAAAATGTCTTCTCATTGAAATGTTTTGTCATTGAAGTTATtacgtttatttttgtatttttttaagcttactaaagctgcagacagaaaaaagtcctttattattattttattataaaagtacAATTGTTTATGCCTTTTGTTCCTGTCAAATATATTAAGACAAGCTTGATGGGTGGTACACTGCCACCTTGCAACAATAAGCGGTATTACATCACTGAGAAATTGAgaatttgaaaattgtggtcctcCCGTTCCACTGCTATCTTGAGCTCCTGTACTGTGTATAAATGTAGTGTGACACACCAGGACATTCAAGACACATACGTCAGCTAGGGCTTGAGCTGAGCTCTTCTCTCAGTCCCGATTAATACTTCAGCTTTTCTACTGCTTTTTCACTTTCTACTAGAATTGTTAACAGCAGGCAGTCGCTAAAATATGAAACAGAGCTGTTAGCAACCGATAGCAGAATCATCAGTGTGCACATAGGTGTGTCCTGATGAGGAACctgttgtttttataaacatGACTTTCGCTACACTAGATTTCTCTTTGATGCTTTTAGGTATGCTTTCTAGAATTCAAGCAGATGTTTTCTGAGGTATTCTTGctttctgccttttttttctaAGTGTCATTGCAGAACAATTAGATTAAATCAACTTGGAACTCTTCCTGCATGTAGTTTGGGTTGAATAAAGAACCACTGTGGATTGTTGAAGCATAGATAGAACTATTAGGTGTTCCAGGACCCTTATTCTAGAACCCCTGGGGGTTAAACCCATTGACAATAAAGAACCCAAGCAAGGTTCTTTATCAAACCCGAAGAACACGATGGGGTCCAGAGAGAAAGTCCAAAAGAACCATAGAGCTTTGATACAGAAAGGAGAGAGATAAGTGTCGGAGAGCTCACTGTGCACACATAAGCCCATAAGAGACACACCTGGCCAGGGTCAGGCTTCATTTAGAAAGTCTTCACATGGCTTTGTCCACTGAGGTCCTGGCAGCTGTGCCGATGAGGGATTCATAAAACCATGTGTGTgatgttttgtagttttaataaaAGCCCTTTTATTTAATCAAGTGGGCGTTGTGGTGTTTCTTTTAAGGTCATATGTGGTATGGATGTTACTGTATGTCATGTTAATGAATCTTTGCATGTTGAAGAGATAACAACCTTTGACCCATCAGCGTCCCTTGGAGCTTCCTATCTTGAAACCAAGCCTGAGCCTTTGTGGAAACGACAATCAGGCTCAACAGCACAATGCTCAACAAGAACACATCATAGGATGCACCTGGGAGCAGCAACACGGGGCAGTGGGAACACAGCTTCATAACTGTGCAAAGAGTACATCCCAGGGAAGTATGCAATCAGCTAATCATGCTGAAGGGGAATAAGGGCACAGTACACTGAACTGTCAGCAGGTGAAAAGCATGAGAAACCTAGCAGTCCTGTAACTTGATGTATTGAACAGTGTACAAAATACACCTGTAAATAAAAGTAGGCTCGCCAGATTATAAAATTACATCTTAAAGCATAGCatctttattttgaaaactgagctGTACCAGCCTtaggtttcccatagtaaaagccaagccaagtgtaataaagcacagtgaaagtatggtacagaacagataaagcattgtaaagtccagagaggtatggtaaagcatattaatggtcCGTTCTGTAGTCGTCCTTGTCTGCTTGGGGCGTTCATTCTGAAACAACAGGAATAATGTCCTTTCTCTGCTAGAGGCCGCTATAATTTGAAGCTTCCGCGTTAGATAACCCGAGCATGCCTTCTTTACACGGAGACATATAAACCCAGTGCTTTGTCCCATCAGCTGGAATCTAAACCCCACCCATTGACGAAGGGCAAGTCTTCGgggaaagacagacagagagaaagaaggaagggAGAACGCTAGATACTAGAGAGACTaggtaaaataaaaagcattactCAGTGACAACAAACAAGGCGGTGTATTATCATACGGTATTCAAGAAGCGGACACGGTGACGAGCACAAAGGCAGGGGGCAGatagttttttttctgcagtcattccaaaatcataacaataagaaaaaaagaaaggagcaAGAAAGAAAACAAGCGTGCCAAGATGATCGCTTTATTTAACAAACTGCTCGACTGGTTCAAGGCTCTGTTCTGGAAGGAGGAGATGGAACTGACGCTGGTGGGGCTCCAGTATTCAGGAAAGACCACCTTTGTCAACGTGATTGCGgtaaatatttaaacatgcaTCCATTTTTATAAACACGTTTGTGAGGTTAGAAATACGTGGATATAGATATTATGTATCTCGTCGTCTGAATATTTCAGGGATTGCTGCAGATGTCATTATGGAAAATTGATGTTGTggttgttatgtttatttattttttagtatcgtgcaataaaacattatttatcgAGAGAAAGGTCGTTATATACGTATTGTGGTGTAAATCGCAGTTACACGATGCTTCAGATGTGATGCgagtaatataataatatttctgAGTGACGACACTGTACTACATTTCAGCACCGTGATCACGATACTACGGTACTACCACCAGGCAGTCATATGATTTGCAAAAGCTGCAATTTCGAATGTAATATTCCACCATTAAAATACAGGTCTTTGCGTATCTAAGCAAATATATATTACTTAAAACACTCCTAATACGTGCTTCCCGGTTTTTAATTCTGAAGCATGTTATAcgtaaatttgatttaaaaaaaaaaaaaaaaagtctgtgtttaCTGAGCTAGGCCCATCTTGACATAGCCTGGTTGGGGGAGGTTAGATGTTTAAACCGAAGCAATACgctttagaaaatgttttttcgACGCCTATGTGTAACGAcagtttcataaaaaataaacatatttccaAAATAACAAATTGGCCTAACAAGAGTAGACGCCCGGGCTTCCAAACATACGTTTCTACAATATAGCTGTGTAGCGAGATCCGGGTGGCCTTCAGGTGGGTGGGGTGCAGTTGTAGCCCGATGTGTGCCCACTTATTAATggggtataaaaataaaaaaaggtctgttGTATGTTTTTCACTGAAGTTCTCACTGGACATGCAGTCACCCTGGTCTACATAAAACAACCATCACAGGCCACTGCCCTCCGAGTCTTACCTGAAGAACTCCTAACCCagactagtgctaatcggggtcagTGAAACGAGCTGTTGAAAATGATGTTAACAGCTGTGGGTGACCTGTTTATTGCACATGTATTTGGATATACATACTGGACAGGACTGTGACCGCTCTTGCAGCTGCACTAAACATTATAtcgttattttgtatttgtttcctgTTCTACACATAGTGCTGTATATAATGTAATTCTCACCAGTACTTCATCTGGCAATCCAACTGATCATTTACAGAtctctcaaattgcattttaacatATATCTTaatatttcgagatatcttgaaattacTTACAGATATATTTTacatgaatttgagatatctgtaagTAACCCATATCTTATTTTCATCTCTAAATGAAGGGgttatctcaaattgatttacagatatctttaaataatgttttgctagcatggAACACCAaactgttcatttagagatagctCTAAATTATTTTAAGCTCTCAATATGACTTCCGGTtcattttttttaccccggttttctccccaatttggagtgccaaattatattttttatcccagttcaccgctgcaacccctcggcgactcgggaaacggaggctgaaacacgcgtcctctgataggtgttcctgccaatccgtcatttttcacgctgcggatccacagcgaagccaccagacctatagtgccggaggacaacacagatctgaatggctccactgcagacccgcaggcaccctatcagccacaggggtcgctggtgcgcggtgaaccgcggcttgccctgccgacctatgccctccctacccgggcggcgctcggccaattgtgtgccgccccctaggaacccccggttgcagtcggcaatgacatagcctggattcgaacctgcgatctccaggctatagggcgcatcctgcactccacgcggagcgcctttactggatgcgatTTAGTaacagtaccactatgaaatatacctttttttatgacttctgtccggACACTTGGCACTTCTGTTCTCTCACCACTGTCTTGATATCTGGCTGTATATCCTTAGCTGTGGCCACGTGCAACACAGCAGCCATGTGTTCATCCGTAAGCCTTGATCTGGACTTTGATTTAAGGTGCATTATTGAGAAGAGCTGCTCGTAAATGTAAGTGCTTCCAAATAAACTCCGGGTTTTGAGAAAAAGATATGACAATTTGGGGAACTGAGATGCTGTTGGCACTGAAAATCGATCGGCTCCATTTGAAGATCTGGCGGGGCTGTTGTCACATTACAGGTAAATGGGTTTGCAAATAACCGAAAGAGGTTTCGATGAGACCGGAAGTCTTGAAACCGACAATCAGATTATTTTATCAGGTTTGCTAGGTTTTCATGGCAGCACTTGTAGTCTTCATCATCAAATTAATCTTTGTGTAACTCTTGACACACTCGGCACGCAGTGAAGTGAACACAATTTCGGTTTGACACATGTTGCTGCCACAAATTCAGCTTGGCTTTGAAAGCTCTCACCTTTTCCATTAGTATTACAGTCTGCTTTGGCCCTCTG containing:
- the LOC117394765 gene encoding tyrosine-protein phosphatase non-receptor type 7-like — translated: MVQHCPACLPLRPTDSPLSSVAMEHTTPQPPATRKQGRLQERRGSNVSLMLDVSSLGNVEPICSISTPREITLHFLRNSSHLLSGERLQDAARDTQALAAEFSKIPPNFVDQAELDIPGRALKDRYKTILPNPQTRVGLQKKGHDGDSYINANYIREYKGTEKRFIATQGPMVNTVSDFWEMVWQEDSPIIIMITKLQEKKEKCVLYWPEEEGQYGRFRVSVNRVTDCEGYTIRELTVKLEEKIRHVKHYWYSSWPDHQTPACATPLLQLIQEVEESRRGLQSQGPVIVHCSAGIGRTGCFIATSMGCQQLESSSEVDVLGIVCQLRIDRGGMIQTCEQYQFLYQALAQYSRQLPQTPPDPEQ